The Streptomyces laurentii genome contains a region encoding:
- a CDS encoding ankyrin (identified by MetaGeneAnnotator; putative;~sequence version:1), which yields MLNALMSDFWTPAHYAVEHEDAEALARLLAGGSDPDEVFSNVTLLTHAIDTEGDGALQTGQPLTVHTTAVLLAFGADPDLADPDGRTPLDMATFHAHDLAVRLLRTHISKRVGGSR from the coding sequence TTGTTGAATGCCCTGATGAGTGACTTCTGGACACCAGCCCATTACGCGGTTGAGCACGAGGATGCGGAAGCCCTGGCCCGCTTGCTCGCCGGCGGTTCCGATCCCGATGAGGTCTTCAGCAATGTGACGCTGCTGACGCACGCGATCGATACCGAGGGGGATGGTGCCCTCCAGACTGGCCAACCGTTGACGGTGCACACCACGGCCGTGCTGCTGGCCTTCGGCGCGGATCCTGACCTCGCAGATCCCGACGGTCGTACCCCCTTGGACATGGCCACCTTCCATGCCCATGACCTGGCGGTACGACTGCTGCGCACCCACATCAGCAAGCGAGTCGGCGGTAGCAGATGA
- a CDS encoding ABC transporter ATP-binding protein (ABC transporter ATP-binding protein [Streptomyces venezuelae ATCC10712];~identified by MetaGeneAnnotator; putative) yields the protein MTALIRYQSALLLRSQRWLAPFLVYAAFAAVGIRPGDPVLDSLGYAVAGLVPVTAWVVRICLVQEPPAARAVTATAAGRTRAHLATILTGALAALLVGVVTVLAVTTMADRRGLTPPAAGMAGLVAAAVCVLTGTTVGALTTRPLIQARGWSLAALLLGSLLALVTAGSPARTTLTALTTAARTTPATAPHPWPAFLLALTLTTASVTLACRATAWRP from the coding sequence ATGACGGCGTTGATCCGCTATCAGTCCGCCCTGCTGCTCCGCTCCCAGCGCTGGCTCGCGCCGTTCCTCGTGTACGCGGCCTTCGCCGCCGTCGGCATCCGCCCCGGGGACCCGGTGCTGGACTCCCTCGGGTACGCGGTCGCGGGCCTGGTGCCGGTGACGGCGTGGGTGGTCCGGATCTGCCTCGTCCAGGAGCCGCCCGCCGCCCGCGCCGTCACGGCGACCGCCGCCGGCCGCACCCGTGCCCACCTGGCCACGATCCTCACCGGAGCCCTGGCCGCACTCCTCGTCGGCGTCGTCACGGTCCTCGCCGTCACGACCATGGCCGACCGGCGCGGCCTCACCCCGCCGGCGGCGGGGATGGCGGGACTCGTGGCCGCCGCCGTCTGCGTCCTGACCGGCACGACCGTCGGCGCGCTCACCACCCGCCCGCTGATCCAGGCCCGCGGCTGGTCCCTGGCCGCTCTCCTGCTCGGCTCGCTGCTCGCCCTGGTCACCGCGGGCTCCCCGGCCCGCACCACCCTGACGGCCCTGACCACGGCGGCCCGCACGACCCCGGCCACCGCCCCGCACCCCTGGCCGGCCTTCCTCCTCGCCCTCACCCTCACGACGGCCTCCGTGACCCTCGCCTGCCGCGCCACGGCCTGGCGCCCATGA
- a CDS encoding ABC transporter ATP-binding protein (ABC transporter ATP-binding protein [Streptomyces davawensis JCM4913];~ABC transporter signature motif;~ABC-type cobalt transport system, ATPase component [Inorganicion transport andmetabolism]; COG1122;~ATP binding site [chemical binding];~ATP-binding cassette transporter nucleotide-binding domain; cl17201;~D-loop;~H-loop/switch region;~Q-loop/lid;~Walker A/P-loop;~Walker B;~identified by MetaGeneAnnotator; putative), which translates to MRFEGVGRRYGPRGPWVLREVGMDLPAGTLTRVTGANGTGKSTLLRLAAGLDAPGEGRITGRPARTAYVPERFPAALPLTALGYLVHLGRIQGLDRRTARRRAGEWLERFGAGGYRDTRLGELSKGSSQKVAVAQALLAAPGLLVLDEAWTGLDTGARNELDQAVRERTAAGGRVLFVDHDPRRLAGEPDAVWTVAAGRVTRFDVEPPVAELRVHITATAGTGVPEGLPTAYVRRDGDRLTVTAAPSASDAILRALLDAGWHIDTLRTGTHTTDDESVRA; encoded by the coding sequence ATGAGGTTCGAGGGCGTCGGACGCCGCTACGGACCGCGCGGGCCGTGGGTGCTGCGCGAGGTGGGCATGGACCTGCCCGCCGGCACCCTCACCCGGGTCACCGGCGCCAACGGCACCGGGAAATCCACCCTGTTACGGCTCGCGGCGGGCCTCGACGCGCCCGGCGAGGGCCGGATCACCGGCCGCCCGGCCCGTACCGCGTACGTCCCCGAACGCTTCCCCGCCGCCCTGCCGCTCACCGCCCTCGGCTACCTCGTCCACCTCGGCCGGATCCAGGGCCTCGACAGGCGTACGGCCCGGCGGCGGGCGGGGGAGTGGCTGGAGCGCTTCGGCGCCGGCGGCTACCGGGACACCCGGCTCGGCGAACTGTCCAAGGGCAGCAGCCAGAAGGTCGCCGTCGCCCAGGCCCTGCTCGCCGCGCCGGGCCTGCTCGTCCTCGACGAGGCATGGACGGGTCTCGATACGGGGGCCCGCAACGAACTCGACCAGGCGGTGAGGGAACGGACCGCCGCCGGTGGCCGCGTCCTCTTCGTCGACCACGATCCGAGGCGGCTGGCGGGCGAGCCGGACGCCGTGTGGACGGTGGCGGCGGGCCGCGTCACCCGTTTTGACGTCGAACCGCCCGTGGCCGAACTCCGGGTCCACATCACCGCCACTGCCGGCACCGGCGTCCCCGAGGGCTTGCCCACCGCGTACGTACGGCGCGACGGCGACCGACTGACCGTCACGGCGGCCCCCTCCGCATCCGACGCCATCCTGCGCGCCCTGCTCGACGCGGGCTGGCACATCGACACCCTCCGCACCGGCACCCACACGACCGACGACGAGAGTGTCCGCGCATGA
- a CDS encoding peptidyl-tRNA hydrolase PTH2 domain-containing protein (Peptidyl-tRNA hydrolase, type 2 (PTH2)_like . Peptidyl-tRNA hydrolase activity releases tRNA from the premature translation termination product peptidyl-tRNA. Two structurally different enzymes have been reported to encode such activity, Pth present in...; cl00869;~identified by MetaGeneAnnotator; putative;~peptidyl-tRNA hydrolase PTH2 domain-containing protein [Streptomyces viridochromogenes DSM40736]) codes for MVVRIERAAPPARTDALETAARAVLTILSDERSLGEGPWAQAMTDWQDARIRKVVRRARGAEWRKAAGLPGITVTGPATGDGSNETDKADEAGGTERPAPAEVHVFPPIPLDGWPKELAKLQVSGTDLDDPAEPGPVPEGAAVLWLNPRLDMSAGKTMAQAGHGAQLLWWRLPDPARAAWRAAGFPLAVRTASPERWARLSASDLPVVRDAGFTEIAPGSNTVISEFPAAGLSADA; via the coding sequence TTGGTGGTACGAATCGAACGCGCCGCGCCCCCGGCCCGTACCGACGCCCTGGAAACGGCCGCCCGCGCGGTCCTGACGATCCTGTCCGACGAACGGTCGCTCGGCGAGGGGCCCTGGGCGCAGGCCATGACGGACTGGCAGGACGCCCGGATCCGCAAGGTGGTGCGCCGGGCGCGCGGCGCGGAGTGGCGCAAGGCGGCGGGGCTGCCCGGCATCACCGTGACCGGTCCGGCGACCGGAGACGGCTCGAATGAGACGGACAAGGCGGATGAAGCGGGCGGGACCGAGAGGCCGGCGCCGGCCGAGGTGCACGTCTTCCCGCCGATCCCGCTGGACGGCTGGCCCAAGGAGCTGGCCAAGCTCCAGGTGTCGGGCACCGACCTCGACGACCCGGCCGAGCCGGGCCCCGTCCCGGAGGGCGCGGCGGTGCTGTGGCTGAACCCGCGGCTCGACATGTCGGCGGGCAAGACGATGGCCCAGGCCGGCCACGGCGCCCAGCTCCTGTGGTGGCGCCTGCCGGACCCGGCCCGCGCGGCCTGGCGCGCGGCCGGCTTCCCGCTCGCCGTCCGTACGGCCTCCCCGGAACGCTGGGCGCGCCTGTCGGCGAGCGACCTCCCGGTGGTCCGGGACGCCGGCTTCACGGAGATCGCCCCGGGCTCGAACACCGTGATCTCGGAGTTCCCGGCCGCGGGCCTCTCGGCCGACGCCTAA
- a CDS encoding acyltransferase (identified by MetaGeneAnnotator; putative;~sequence version:1), with translation MSQLAPPVQSSAPAPAAPPERAAYFDNAKLLAVVLVVCGHFWEPLIDQPGQRVAKALYLLVYAFHMPAFILISGFFSRSFTAQPRQMRRLVSGVLVPFLIWGILLAYFTGAVNDKSVSIQPLTPVWVTWFLIALFLWRLSVPLWRNLRAPVTVATLVFLAAGAFSLGAQLSVTRVLQFLPYFVLGLTLDPRHLAWLRETRWVKGAAVAVFVVAGAAAYKVAPDLEAVWLYRSKGAPELHVGYAQWLLEAGVVFVAGLVLTAAFLALVPARRAWFTSLGAGTMGAFLLHAFIRQGAFAAGFFDHPFVRGLPGLAALTVLCVALSLLLCTRPVQFLLRPLVEPRLNWLFHPEESTRVTGSHRRK, from the coding sequence GTGTCCCAGCTCGCGCCACCGGTCCAGAGTTCCGCTCCCGCGCCGGCCGCTCCACCCGAGCGCGCCGCGTACTTCGACAACGCGAAGCTGCTGGCCGTCGTCCTCGTGGTGTGCGGTCATTTCTGGGAGCCGTTGATCGACCAGCCGGGGCAGCGTGTCGCGAAGGCGCTGTACCTGCTCGTCTATGCGTTTCATATGCCCGCGTTCATTCTCATATCGGGCTTCTTCTCGCGCAGTTTCACCGCTCAGCCCCGGCAGATGCGGCGACTGGTGAGCGGCGTCCTGGTCCCCTTCCTCATATGGGGAATCCTCCTCGCGTACTTCACCGGCGCGGTCAACGACAAGTCGGTCTCGATCCAGCCGCTCACGCCGGTCTGGGTCACCTGGTTCCTGATAGCCCTCTTCCTCTGGCGCCTCTCCGTGCCGCTCTGGCGGAATCTGCGTGCCCCGGTGACCGTGGCGACCCTCGTCTTCCTGGCCGCCGGCGCCTTCTCTCTCGGCGCCCAGCTGTCCGTCACCCGTGTCCTGCAGTTCCTCCCGTACTTCGTGCTCGGCCTCACCCTGGACCCCCGGCACCTCGCCTGGCTGCGTGAGACCCGATGGGTCAAGGGCGCCGCGGTCGCCGTCTTCGTCGTCGCCGGCGCGGCGGCCTACAAGGTGGCGCCCGACCTGGAAGCCGTCTGGCTCTACCGGAGCAAGGGAGCCCCCGAGCTCCATGTCGGCTACGCCCAGTGGCTCCTCGAGGCCGGGGTCGTCTTCGTCGCCGGCCTCGTCCTCACCGCCGCGTTCCTTGCCCTCGTCCCGGCTCGCCGCGCCTGGTTCACCTCGCTCGGCGCGGGCACCATGGGCGCCTTCCTGCTGCACGCCTTCATCCGGCAGGGCGCGTTCGCGGCGGGCTTCTTCGACCACCCCTTCGTCCGCGGCCTGCCCGGCCTGGCGGCACTCACCGTCCTCTGCGTCGCCCTCTCTCTGCTGCTGTGCACGCGACCGGTCCAATTCCTGCTGCGCCCGCTGGTCGAGCCCCGCCTGAACTGGCTCTTCCACCCGGAGGAGTCGACTCGCGTCACCGGGTCCCACAGGCGGAAGTGA
- a CDS encoding integrase family protein (PFAM: integrase family protein; KEGG: sgr:SGR_3599 putative phage integrase;~identified by MetaGeneAnnotator; putative;~integrase family protein [Streptomyces sp. SirexAA- E]): protein MQRTTTDGLIASSNRGVPVPSAQGSQAAYLTYWLENVAVHHLRETTHTRYTTCVHRCLIPGLGRKKLTKPTAKWSSQLATDSMESRW, encoded by the coding sequence TTGCAGCGCACCACCACAGACGGGCTCATCGCCAGCAGCAACCGCGGCGTCCCCGTCCCCTCCGCCCAGGGCAGCCAGGCCGCGTACCTGACGTACTGGCTGGAGAACGTCGCCGTCCACCACCTCCGCGAAACCACCCACACCCGCTACACCACCTGCGTCCACCGATGCCTCATCCCTGGGCTCGGCCGGAAGAAGCTCACCAAACCCACGGCTAAGTGGTCATCTCAATTGGCTACCGACAGCATGGAAAGTCGCTGGTAG
- a CDS encoding hypothetical protein (identified by MetaGeneAnnotator; putative;~sequence version:1) — protein MRGWTFAITGIAVLMGGFILWIVRGTPIIPLKTAEIEGSWSGPNGGHIEVRPDGSAELQHIENVFTRCAEPDENQPSDVYSGPATWKFDTFPDESPGIRFDYRVPGDSNLCSIYLAVRDRKGGRGYITHDGARYKRTPAEAG, from the coding sequence ATGAGAGGATGGACATTTGCCATCACAGGGATTGCCGTCCTGATGGGTGGGTTCATCTTATGGATTGTCAGGGGCACCCCCATCATTCCACTCAAAACGGCCGAGATTGAAGGGTCCTGGTCGGGGCCGAATGGTGGACATATAGAGGTTCGGCCGGACGGCTCCGCCGAACTGCAGCACATCGAAAATGTCTTCACTCGTTGCGCGGAGCCCGACGAAAACCAGCCAAGCGACGTATACAGCGGTCCGGCGACCTGGAAGTTCGACACCTTCCCTGACGAATCCCCTGGCATCCGTTTCGATTACCGGGTCCCGGGCGACTCCAACCTGTGCAGCATCTACCTGGCTGTCAGGGACAGGAAGGGCGGGAGAGGGTATATCACCCATGATGGTGCGCGGTACAAGCGCACCCCCGCAGAGGCCGGGTGA
- a CDS encoding polysaccharide deacetylase (NodB motif;~PFAM: polysaccharide deacetylase; KEGG: sgr:SGR_1462 putative polysaccharide deacetylase;~Predicted xylanase/chitin deacetylase [Carbohydrate transport andmetabolism]; COG0726;~Putative catalytic NodB homology domain of uncharacterized BH0857 protein from Bacillus halodurans and its bacterial homologs; cd10955;~Signal predicted by SignalP 3.0 HMM (Signal peptide probability 0.740) with cleavage site probability 0.510 at residue 24;~identified by MetaGeneAnnotator; putative;~polysaccharide deacetylase [Streptomyces sp. SirexAA- E];~putative active site [active];~putative catalytic site [active]), with product MTISARRVASIALFGAFLVGCAGGGSATGPSTPPKAAVPEVSASAAGARPAPDHPASRPAESVRKAPPTLPPAAGGLTPVYTHRAKSTEKVVALTFDADMTADQGPRAAGGEHFDNPQLIATLRRLKVDATVFMTGRWAQEYPDQAKSIGNDPLFEVANHSFSHYAFSTPCYGLPTVERTEMATDVQRAFDAFRDAGVTHVVPYFRFPGGCYDDAARRALAPARVTAVQWDVVSGDAFATDADAVADEVLSGVKPGSLVVMHCTRSAAPVTEEAIRRIVPELRAKGYRFVRVSELMSR from the coding sequence GTGACCATTTCTGCACGAAGAGTTGCGTCGATTGCCCTTTTTGGCGCCTTTCTTGTCGGCTGCGCTGGAGGCGGGAGCGCGACCGGCCCGTCCACTCCCCCGAAGGCCGCTGTCCCTGAAGTCAGCGCCAGCGCCGCGGGAGCCCGCCCCGCCCCGGACCACCCGGCGAGCCGGCCGGCCGAATCCGTCCGCAAGGCACCCCCCACCCTCCCCCCGGCGGCCGGCGGACTCACCCCCGTCTACACCCACCGGGCCAAGAGCACCGAAAAGGTCGTCGCCCTCACCTTCGACGCCGACATGACCGCCGACCAGGGACCGCGCGCGGCAGGCGGCGAACACTTCGACAACCCGCAGCTCATCGCGACCCTGCGCCGCCTCAAGGTGGACGCCACCGTGTTCATGACGGGCCGCTGGGCGCAGGAGTACCCGGACCAGGCCAAGTCCATCGGCAACGACCCGCTCTTCGAGGTCGCCAACCACTCCTTCAGCCACTACGCCTTCTCGACCCCCTGCTACGGCCTGCCGACCGTCGAACGGACCGAGATGGCGACCGACGTCCAGCGCGCCTTCGACGCCTTCCGCGACGCCGGGGTCACCCATGTCGTGCCGTACTTCCGCTTCCCCGGCGGCTGCTACGACGACGCGGCCCGCCGCGCCCTCGCCCCGGCCCGGGTCACCGCCGTGCAGTGGGACGTGGTGAGCGGCGACGCCTTCGCCACGGACGCGGACGCGGTCGCCGACGAGGTCCTGTCCGGAGTGAAGCCGGGCTCCCTGGTCGTCATGCACTGCACGCGCAGCGCGGCACCGGTCACGGAGGAGGCGATCCGCCGCATCGTCCCGGAGCTGCGCGCGAAGGGCTACCGCTTCGTCCGCGTGTCGGAACTGATGAGCCGCTGA
- a CDS encoding AIM24 domain containing protein (AIM24 domain containing protein [Streptomyces fulvissimus DSM40593];~Mitochondrial biogenesis AIM24; pfam01987;~UniProt-pubmed:11572948; UniProt-pubmed:20624727; UniProt-pubmed:16956972; UniProt-pubmed:21463507; UniProt-pubmed:18375553; UniProt-pubmed:12000953; UniProt-pubmed:20064060; UniProt-pubmed:21551298;~identified by MetaGeneAnnotator; putative) yields MKSDLFASEHLAEAAMVPGMTLQNAKSVKYAVNGEMHARQGSMVAFRGNLQFEHKSQGLGGLLKRAVTGEGLALMAVRGQGEAWFAHEAQNCFIVEIEQGDSLTVNGRNVLCFDATLHYEIKTVKGAGMTGGGLFNSLFTGYGKLALMCEGTPIVIPVTPEAPVFVDTDAVVGWSAQLQTSLHRSQSFGSMMRGGSGEAVQLRLDGNGFVVVRPSEATPQKAAN; encoded by the coding sequence ATGAAGAGTGATTTGTTCGCGAGTGAGCACCTCGCCGAGGCCGCCATGGTCCCGGGGATGACCCTGCAGAACGCCAAGTCGGTCAAGTACGCCGTCAATGGCGAGATGCACGCCCGGCAGGGCTCGATGGTCGCGTTCCGGGGGAATCTGCAGTTCGAGCACAAGAGCCAGGGCCTGGGCGGCCTGCTCAAGCGGGCCGTGACCGGCGAGGGCCTGGCGCTGATGGCCGTACGCGGTCAGGGCGAGGCGTGGTTCGCGCACGAGGCGCAGAACTGTTTCATCGTCGAGATCGAGCAGGGCGACTCACTGACCGTCAACGGCCGCAACGTCCTCTGCTTCGACGCCACCCTCCACTACGAGATCAAGACGGTGAAGGGCGCCGGCATGACCGGCGGCGGCCTGTTCAACAGCCTCTTCACCGGGTACGGCAAGCTCGCCCTGATGTGCGAGGGCACGCCGATCGTCATACCCGTCACGCCGGAGGCGCCGGTCTTCGTCGACACGGACGCCGTCGTCGGCTGGAGCGCCCAGCTCCAGACCTCGCTGCACCGCTCGCAGTCCTTCGGCTCGATGATGCGCGGCGGCTCGGGCGAGGCCGTGCAACTGCGCCTGGACGGCAACGGCTTCGTCGTCGTCCGCCCGAGCGAGGCGACCCCGCAGAAGGCCGCGAACTGA